The DNA window TACCCTACCTCAACTTGCCGGCAATAGGTTGGGACCAAAACAGCCGGAGCGGAAAAGGCTACATTCAAGGACTTTTCCGAGGGACAAACCTGATGTATTTCGAGACGGAATACCGCTTCCCCATCACCAAAAATCAAATGATTAGCGGAACCGTTTTTGCCAACGCCACCACAGCAAGTGCTGCCGACAAAAACCTCCATTTATTCGAATCCGTGCAGCCTGCAGTGGGGGTTGGGCTGCGAGTATTGTTAGACAAAAATACGCTAACCAATTTTATTTTAAATTACGGTCTGGGACGCCAATCAAATACGTTCTATTTCAATGATGGCGAAGGATTTTAAGATAATTTGGGCGTGACCCTTCGCAAAAACTTCGGGTCGGGCTGTACGTTCCCGCTTTTTTTCATCAATTGCCACGGGTTTAAACCCAAGGCAATTGATGAAAAAAGAGCTCCACTGCCATCCCTCACGCGAGACAAGATTTGACAACTTTTAAAAAGTTGGTTCTACAATTTTGGGTGAAAAGCTAAAAAAGGATAACCATTAAGAATCAGTAAGAAAATTAAGTTTTGTACTGCTCTTAATTTTCTTAATGGCCTCAATGGTTTAAAAAATTAATATTTACACAAAACCCAGCAGAACCAAAAATTGGTCAAATCTGAAAAACTACCAAGCGATCGGGCGGTAATCTTTCAAAAACTTCCCAGACCAATGTTTTCCCGTGTTGATTCCGTCAAACAAAGGATCCATAACCCTTGCTGCCCCATCTACAATATCCAAAGGTGGCTGAAAATCTTGTTCTTCCTGCTTTCTTTTGGCCAATTCGGCGGGATCTTCGTCGGTTACCCAACCTGTGTCAACCGCATTCATAAAAATACCATCCTTTGCCAAAGTTCCCGCGGCAGTGTGTGTCAACATATTCAAAGCAGCTTTTGCCATATTGGTATGAGGGTGCCGGTCTTCCTTGAAATCACGGTAAAACTTCCCTTCCATCGCCGACACATTGATAATGTGTTTTTTGCCTGTATTGTCTTTCTTCATCACTTCCGAAAGACGATTGCACAACACAAAAGGCGCCACCGAATTAACTAATTGTACTTCAATCATTTCAGTAGTTTCAATCTGACCCAATTTCAATCTCCAGCTGTTTACTTTTCGCAAATCGACTTGTTGCAAATCGGCGTCGAGTTCTCCTTCAGGGAAAACTTCTTGCGCCACCAGCGCCTTATCAAACGAATACGGAATCTGCGATAATTTGGCGGAAGCCCGCAAACCAATTCCAGGCTCAGGACCGTGCCAAGTTACAGGCATATTTTCATTGGTCGAAAATCCAGAAGTCAGTACTTTCAATTCATCCAAACAATTGGTGTGATCCAATAATAATTCCTGAGCCGATTTTGCCAAAGAACCTACAGGAAGTTCTTCGTTTTCCATCAAATGCGCGTAAAAACCCGCAGGTCGACGCACTGTTTGTGCCGCATTATTGATGAGAATGTCTAATCGACCGTATTTTTGTTCGATAAAATTGCAGAAGATTTCCACACTGGGAATGTGTCTCAAATCCAATCCGTGAATTTTCAATCGATGTCCCCAATCCATAAAATCGGCTTCCTTGGCAAACCGCAAAGCCGAATCCACCGGAAACCGAGTTGTGGCAACAACAGTAGCTCCACCGCGCAATAACATCAAAGTAATGTGGTAGCCAATTTTCAATCGCGAACCTGTTATGACCGCTATTTGCCCGTTGACATCAGCCGTTTGAAATCGTTTGGCATAATTATAATCGCCACAATCCGGGCACATGGTATCGTAAAAGTGGTGCATTTTGGTAAAC is part of the Flavobacterium nackdongense genome and encodes:
- a CDS encoding SDR family NAD(P)-dependent oxidoreductase is translated as MINEEIENIRAITPEEIDRCIAILAQLNTETDQIFEIPKEQRTALIKAAGQFARPDRTELEKRKKDGKAVARRKQEKKDRTARKETGIRSAREANVFVAPKLLALQDLESKEQLEFETPRKCYVCKTEFTKMHHFYDTMCPDCGDYNYAKRFQTADVNGQIAVITGSRLKIGYHITLMLLRGGATVVATTRFPVDSALRFAKEADFMDWGHRLKIHGLDLRHIPSVEIFCNFIEQKYGRLDILINNAAQTVRRPAGFYAHLMENEELPVGSLAKSAQELLLDHTNCLDELKVLTSGFSTNENMPVTWHGPEPGIGLRASAKLSQIPYSFDKALVAQEVFPEGELDADLQQVDLRKVNSWRLKLGQIETTEMIEVQLVNSVAPFVLCNRLSEVMKKDNTGKKHIINVSAMEGKFYRDFKEDRHPHTNMAKAALNMLTHTAAGTLAKDGIFMNAVDTGWVTDEDPAELAKRKQEEQDFQPPLDIVDGAARVMDPLFDGINTGKHWSGKFLKDYRPIAW